GACAGCAATGAGACTAACCTCATAGGGCCAGGCGCGCTAGGCTATTTACAGTTCTCAGCCCACATTCTGTGTGACAGGCCTGCTTGAAGGCCAATTTATCCAAGTGTTTAGCATCCTATCTTCAACTTAAGCAGCAAGGTTACTCGTATATAACATGCACTATCTCAGTATCGCGGCCTTCCGAGCTAGGCTTAGCGCATCGCTGTTTTTATAATCCTTGGTTAAACGGACAAGACTGAACGGAATGCCGCAGGAGCAAGGTCAGGGAACACGTCCCGACCGGCATCGAGACCAAACGAAGATGCCCCCTCCGCCGCTACCTCCTCTGCCGAGCCATGGAAGCTACAGTACTCAAAAGACCAAAGGACTAGACCACCTCAAGGAAATGAGGAACGAGGATCGCACACAGGCCCTTTACAACGACTCGCCCCCCCAAGGCAGCCTGCTCCGTACCCCAAAGGCGACGTGATACACCACATTCTAGATGGCTATGTTGTGCGCCACGGCAGCCATGTCACCAAATACAGTACAAGCCCTCATGGTATGGGCTTTAATGACCACCCCAACGAGGCCGTAGCTCTACGTTTTGTCAAGACGTACACCACCATCCCGGTCCCCGAGGTCACCAGCAGTGACTGGGACCGCATTACTATGGAATACGTTGAGGGTGAGACGCTGAAATAGGCGTGGCCGGGGCTCACAGATGACCAGCGCTCTGGCATCTTGGCATCTTGGCTCAGCTTGGGGGATACATCTTGCAGATACGCGCCCTGGGCGGCATCTACCTCGGCCGGCTTGACGGTCACGGTGTCGTTGTCCCCAGCATTATGACACGCTCAGGAGGCCCCTTTGCCACTATAGCCGAGTTCCATGACTGGCTTGTGAAGCCGCCGAAGCGGTTGAAGGCTCAGTCCATGTATTTGGCACCAGATCACGACCCAGCTTGCCGTCGAGAGCCCCATCGTATTCACACACGGCGATATCGCCGCACGCAACATCCTGGTGCGTGATGGTCGTAATGTTGCTCTTCTGGATTAGGAGTACGCGGGGTGGTACCCAGAGTATTGGGAATATGTCTTTACGCTACGCGGCTTGGACAATATTGACTGAGAGACACTGGGCTGCCATGTCCCGTCTCTCTTTGCTAATCGCCATGATCTTGTGTACATCTTTGTGGGGTTTATCCTCAGCCTCTCATGAGTGAGAGCTAGTTAACCAACAACCCCGTCGATGATCTCATTCATGAGTCCATTTTCAACAAACCCGTACCACTCTTGAGTTTGGAACCCATAGTCCACAACCTATGGTATTTGAGCCCCTCAAGCAATAGATTTCGGTAGTTCCAATGGCTATCTCGGCCCATCGCCGGAACGACTGCAATAATGTTGACAGACATCATCCCCTAGCCTCTGTATACCTGCAAAGCTCTTGTGTCGGTATGGATGCGATGGTTGGGATGATGCCATTCAGCTGCTCCTAAGGTTCTTCTGGCTAAGGCATGTTGGGGGGCTCCCCAGGTAGTTCATTTGACGGCAAAAGATACTGACTGTACAAGGATGGATGGTCTGCAATGCCCTGCCAGAATGAAAACTCAGACTCCAAATCTTGCCCCAACTGCTGCCCCCACGGAGCGTCAGGATGCAGCTGCTCCGATAACTGCGGCGGGGCTGCCTCTATGGCTTGCTCACTGTGGATAAAGTCGAGAAATCGCTGGATAGTTTGCGTGGCTTTTGATAGAATGGCGTAATTGGGGTCTTCTGCCTTGACCACCGTGCCTCTCTCAACTTCGGCCACGAGAACTGCGAGGTCCTGGAGAACCCTGGACCTGGAAATTCGTAGGCACTGTGGTGTGTGGTGCTGGTTAAGCATCGCCATTATGATTATACCAGCAGCAGGCAATCCATAGTGAGCAATCTACGACATGTTAGCTCAAGTTGAACTCTTGGGCTGTCTGACAAACCTTCCAGGTGAGCCTAGTACCCGAATTTGACAGTTCCTCCCGTAGAACCATAACCTCGACAGCAAgcttgagcatctcgatcGAAACTTCAATAAGAGGCGCCGCCGGCTCAGATAGACGATCCAGCGCCAGGCGGCGGATAAGAAACGTTGTGTGCAAGTAGTTAAGACGTGTGCTGGCCACAAAGTCGCGTTCAAACGGAACGTCGCTGTGTTGTTTGATGCTGGTGCTTAGGCGGAAGTGCGGTGGCAGAGCGTTCCATTGCGAGTCTGCCATTTCCTGTAAGGCTCTGTTGGATCTGGTTAGTTATGCTTTCAGCGTCAACATGTGTGTATCGACTCACCTGATCTTCTGCCGGCAGTCAGTGCGATTGTTGTCAAACATAAGCTCCATCACCTCTTCTTTCACAAAGGCACACAAAGCCGACCACCTAGTCTCCGCTCTGTAGTTCATAACCGACTCTGGCTCCCATTCACGAGTACCAATCGGCTCAAGCGTCGCTGTAGTACAATCCAGAGGCAGGCGGCTGTCAGGAAGTTGGAAACAAGAGAATCTCTTACTCAGACGCGGCGGTCGACCAAGAAAAAGCGATCCATTCTTGTCTGCTGAGTAGATTCGTGCAAACGCGGCTTTGCGTAGTTGAATGAGAAACTGAGGTGTGTCAGACTTGGCGTCCAAATCTTCGTGATATCCGAGTGCAAAGACGGACGCCATGACGTCCCCGAGCCTTCgatataagaaaaagccTTGGAACTGTTAGTATTGAAAGGTCCAAGAGAAACTGATAGCTTCGCTGACTTTGATCTCCGCTTGTGTATGTGTAAGTAATCGTGTTTTCGTACTGGATCACATGCTGCAGGTCGTTTAAGCAGTCCAGGGAGAGGCAGACATCTAGGGAGCAACCGACCAAGGCCAGTAACTTGTCTTTCAGATCGCGCTGACTGGCCTCTGTAGTATACAGAGTAGGAAAGAAAGGAATCTCGATCAAAGCCCGAAGAACCGCGCTTAAGAAGAGGCCTAAAGTCTCCCAGCGTGTATTTTCCCCTGTGAACTGAGCAACATATTCAGAGAAACTTGTGTTGCCGTCATACTCCAAGGGCCGGGTTGTGTTGGCTAACATCTTTTGGGCCATTCTAAGGTGCCAATCTGGACCCTCGAAGGTTGATAGACAGGAGTAGTTGGATATTTGGGCGCAGAGGGCCACAAAGGGTTCTGCAAGAGGCAGGTTTACCCCTTTTTCAATCCAGAAGGAGACGAACCTCTCCATAGACGATAGACTATACGATTCTAGGAGTTGTTTTAATAGCCCGGCTCCTTTTCTAGCCAAAGGGTTATCATCCAAGGAGGGACCCTCAGGGCTTACGGAATTCGGGGAACCACTATGCCCTGTTGCAGCAGTTGGAGATCCGTCTGCCTGGTCAGGAAATAtttggttgaagatggcgacaTGACTTGAACGTCCGATATGCCCCGGGTTGGGATACAGGTAGGTCTTGTTGGTGACCGGGGGTTGAGAACTGGTACGAGTGGGGGTGGCATCTTGAGAGACACGACGGCTGGGCACACACTTTTCAGCATCTACTCTGAGCTCAGTGAGATAATGGTGCAATATACCGGGAGGAGCGACTTTCTTGGGGCCGCGGTGAGGAATCACTTGCACGTTTTCTCTTGAAGGGGGACACTCTGTATGTGCATAACCCCTGCTTTTGTTGGCTCCGACAACGGGAGCAAACCGGCCGAGTGTGGTCGCATGCAAGCTTGGCCCTTCTACAGGGATCACACGCAGGTTGCCTGGAAGCCATGTTTCGAACTCGGAGAAGGGCTGGGTATCGGAGAGCAGTGTCAATGGAGCGGAGAGAAGACGCACGGGGTGTTCGGAGCGGAGAATACGCACAACCGTTTGTCAGTGAAGTCACCATGATAATGTGGGCCTGTACTCCGTGTGACCCCAGACCCGAGACACCAACACTAATTCGGGTAGACTTTCCTGTCCTGCCCTCAATGGCGCCAATAACCGCACCAAACCGGCCCGCTATTACAAGCAATAGGGCGCAAGGGCGCAATTACAAGGTCGTTTCTTATCAAAGCCGGAAACTGCGAGCGAGAGTGGACAAAGAGGGGAATAGAGTTCAGTTGTTGGCCGAAGACGGGGAGTATACCCACCAACAAAGGAGCAGAGTCTGTCAGTGAGAAGAATGAGCCCAAGATTGAGGATTTAGCTTGGAGTTAATTGAGTCTGCCACAACTCTAGATgcatgagaattatctagtATAGTAAAAATGCTATCTAATGCCATTACTCACAGCTTAGATCCTCGCACGCTGCGCTGCTTGATCTCGTCTACCAACTCCACAACTCTCTCCGCGCACCCGTAGGATGCTTGATATCCCCATCCAGCATGGCCATAGTTGTGAACAAGCCAGGTCGAGTCGTCAAGTTTCTCGCTCTCAATCCTAACTCCATCTTTTCGCAGTGGTCGCAAACCCACACCATGTCGGATCACGTCCAGACCCTCAATCCCCTTTCCACCGGCAATGCTGGGGAATACATTGACAACGCGCTTCATGATGCGCAGCGCAATGTTGGGATCTGGGTTGGCGTTCCAATTGCCAATGTCGTAGGTTCCTCCAAGGATGGTGCCTCCACCGCCTGCTCTTTGCATCACATACATGTCCTCGGTAGACCCATCATCTGTGCCAGATACTCCAAGCATGATGGGGCCTTCGTTGCGAACCAATACTATCTGGCCTCTTGCAGGTGTGAGCTTGGTGTCGTTCACGCCGCCGAGCTTGAGGGAGCCCAGGCCTGTGGCGTTGACGACAATAGACGCCAGGGAACCAGTGCGGCTCATTGTCTTGGCCTCGCTGATGTCTGAGAGAACGGCCCTCTTGACGGTCACACCGTTTTTCAAACATTGACCCAGGAGCCACTGGAGGTATGTGGCAGTGTTGATACAAACGCTAGTGAACTCACTGCCGGATTGATACCCTTGAGGCAGCTCGTCCGCCTTGAGTTCCCGAAAGTCGGGAAACAGAGTCTTGCACCAAGGATCACGGTCAAGGAGATGATCGGTAGGATGGACAGAACCCTTCATGTCCTTGTCTCGTCTGAACATTCGGGCCTCTGCAGCAGCTGTGGTGAGACATTGGGCTGACGGGCGGGAAAAGGTCACTGACTCTGAAAGTGAATACCAGCTTCCGGGACGTCCTCGGCCAGTCTTTTCAGCTCTGGCCAGGTTCTGCTTTCCCACCGCGAGTTTTCCTTGCTCGCCATCCTACTCAACTAGGTAGCTCTCACTGTCCTGGTCATCTGGTGATAGCACTCACGGCAAGAAGTTGGCACCAGCCCATGGTGAGGTGTACTCAATGTCATAGTCGCCGGGCATGTGCTTTGCAACGACGGTGACTTTGTTGGCCTTGGAGAGTAGAAGGGCGGTTGTCAAGCCGCTCACACCGGCACTTAAAGTGAGTCAGAAACGGGTTGTTTTCTTGAGATTGGAGGAGGGTCCCACCCTACAACTACAATGTCTTGAGACATGTTGAATTGAGATTGAAGAGTCGGGTTTGGATTTCTCTTTATGAGCTTTTTGTCAATAGTTCCGAATAATATTTCCAGGTGTTCGAGTTTCGGTATCTTGGTGACGAGTAAATCGCCAAGTTGTTGCCTTTTAAAGAGAGGGGAAGCGGATACCATCGGATCCGTGTTGTTTGCGCGACCGGAGGGTCATTTCTCCGATCTCGCTACCAGAGATCCAGTCGGGAAGGCTTTCCTCCATTTGAAGCATCCTTGTAAGGGTATGTATAACTACTCATTATGTCTCTATTCAG
The window above is part of the Fusarium falciforme chromosome 3, complete sequence genome. Proteins encoded here:
- a CDS encoding Non-specific serine/threonine protein kinase; translation: MGFNDHPNEAVALRFVKTYTTIPVPEVTSSDWDRITMEYVEALWHLGILAQLGGYILQIRALGGIYLGRLDGHGVVVPSIMTRSGGPFATIAEFHDWLVKPPKRLKAQSMYLAPDHDPACRREPHRIHTRRYRRTQHPGA
- a CDS encoding DAO domain-containing protein, whose protein sequence is MSQDIVVVGAGVSGLTTALLLSKANKVTVVAKHMPGDYDIEYTSPWAGANFLPMASKENSRWESRTWPELKRLAEDVPEAGIHFQTAAEARMFRRDKDMKGSVHPTDHLLDRDPWCKTLFPDFRELKADELPQGYQSGSEFTSVCINTATYLQWLLGQCLKNGVTVKRAVLSDISEAKTMSRTGSLASIVVNATGLGSLKLGGVNDTKLTPARGQIVLVRNEGPIMLGVSGTDDGSTEDMYVMQRAGGGGTILGGTYDIGNWNANPDPNIALRIMKRVVNVFPSIAGGKGIEGLDVIRHGVGLRPLRKDGVRIESEKLDDSTWLVHNYGHAGWGYQASYGCAERVVELVDEIKQRSVRGSKL